The following are encoded together in the Deltaproteobacteria bacterium genome:
- a CDS encoding sigma-54-dependent Fis family transcriptional regulator — MTNKILIVDDERVIRLYLQKNLASRGFDILTCETGEEAVDVYARETPDAVLLDLKLAGMSGIEVLKKIRLVDENAMIIIITAHGMVTTAVQAMKLGAYDFIEKPFGIEQITLILKNVLESSKLKREVQRIKREQKERYGFDNIIGTSKVMQDLFKMMEKLCQSDTSCVLFQGESGTGKDMFAKLLHYQSIRGDKPFIEINCTAIPEILMENELFGHERSAFTDAKAMKKGLFELADGGSIFLDEIGDMPISAQSKLLKVIDTQTFKRLGGTKDISVDVRIIAATNKDLARLVKDGKFREDLYYRLMVIPVSLCPLRERREDIIPLSKYFIDAFNRKLRGKIQRITPEAAELLINYPWPGNVRELKNVIERISILETGDTLLPEHLPIEMNGSPVSFNTPSSLNIPLSQDGVSLEKIEEGLIRQALNLAHGNQSKAAALLSMSRDTLRYRIKKFGIRT; from the coding sequence TTGACAAACAAGATATTAATTGTAGATGATGAAAGGGTTATTCGTCTTTATCTTCAGAAAAATCTCGCATCAAGGGGTTTTGATATCCTAACCTGTGAGACAGGTGAAGAGGCTGTTGATGTATATGCCAGAGAAACTCCAGACGCAGTGCTTTTAGACCTTAAACTTGCAGGTATGAGCGGCATAGAGGTCTTAAAAAAGATAAGGCTGGTTGACGAAAACGCCATGATTATTATAATTACTGCTCATGGAATGGTTACTACAGCGGTTCAGGCTATGAAACTTGGGGCGTATGACTTCATAGAAAAACCTTTTGGCATAGAACAGATAACACTCATCCTTAAAAACGTCCTTGAATCAAGCAAACTAAAGAGAGAGGTGCAAAGGATTAAGCGGGAGCAGAAGGAAAGGTATGGTTTTGATAATATAATTGGAACATCCAAGGTAATGCAAGACCTTTTTAAGATGATGGAAAAATTATGCCAGAGCGATACCTCTTGTGTCCTTTTTCAAGGGGAGAGCGGAACAGGAAAGGATATGTTTGCCAAGTTATTGCATTACCAGAGTATAAGAGGGGACAAGCCTTTTATAGAAATCAACTGCACTGCTATCCCAGAGATACTGATGGAAAATGAACTCTTTGGCCATGAAAGGAGCGCCTTTACAGATGCCAAGGCAATGAAAAAGGGTTTGTTTGAACTGGCTGACGGAGGCTCAATCTTTCTGGACGAGATAGGAGATATGCCCATCTCTGCGCAATCTAAACTCCTCAAGGTAATAGATACACAAACCTTTAAAAGATTGGGTGGGACAAAAGATATATCTGTAGATGTCAGGATTATAGCCGCTACCAACAAAGACCTTGCAAGGCTGGTTAAAGATGGTAAATTCCGGGAGGACCTATACTATCGTCTTATGGTCATACCTGTTTCACTTTGCCCTCTAAGGGAAAGGAGAGAGGATATTATCCCTTTATCTAAATATTTTATAGACGCATTTAACAGGAAGTTGAGAGGAAAGATACAAAGGATAACTCCGGAAGCCGCAGAACTTCTCATAAATTATCCATGGCCTGGCAATGTCAGGGAATTAAAGAATGTTATAGAGAGGATAAGCATATTAGAGACAGGGGATACCCTTCTTCCAGAGCATCTGCCCATTGAGATGAACGGCAGTCCTGTGTCTTTTAATACACCCAGTTCCCTTAACATCCCTCTTTCTCAAGATGGTGTGTCTTTAGAAAAAATAGAAGAGGGTCTTATAAGACAGGCATTAAACCTTGCACATGGAAACCAGAGCAAGGCAGCAGCCCTTCTTTCAATGAGCAGGGACACACTTCGCTACAGGATAAAGAAGTTTGGGATAAGAACTTAA
- a CDS encoding HAMP domain-containing protein: MSFKIRTRLLFGYLLGIIIMVFVGAIAVYDRLILSSSVNNIERVFEEIDALHDMVTSTQNLLMPANDYIISGDKKEKERFIESDRKVQRTIKEIENVKVFDKNRQPLVAGSLLIYQDINKNYNLLKEKAEEIFSIPNPIGNPEAARLMYEMDKLGEDIIDFLTDIDRRKLNDVIGTTRYSVEKVDITMIIGTVLVLTFALFYIFYLNRTITKPIMSLAEGVHQVEAGRWTRVNVGDGAEISFLANEFNSMIDRLEDAYARVGEANLELTKRIKEIQRLQNIAEEYHNKQMEQAEKLAAVGELATCVAHEIKNPLAGISFAIESLRDDYNGEDTDTRREVFEDILEQIHRLDKTVRDLLDFAKPDQIPHDLSELVDINMVLIKTVDFINPKAMSGNVEVSRELEDNLPKIFVDEKKIQEVFINLALNAIQAMNENGKLHISTHFNTETNPPLVEIRFKDTGNGILPENMSKIFLPFFTTHHTGTGLGLYISKMIVESHGGKIEAASEYGKGSVFTIRLPVKGMGGKGAPI; encoded by the coding sequence ATGTCTTTTAAGATAAGGACAAGGCTTCTTTTTGGCTATCTTTTGGGTATTATCATCATGGTCTTTGTCGGCGCTATAGCCGTATATGACAGGTTAATCCTCTCCTCAAGTGTTAATAATATAGAGAGGGTGTTTGAAGAGATAGATGCCTTACATGACATGGTCACATCCACACAGAACCTCCTTATGCCTGCCAATGACTACATCATTTCTGGAGACAAGAAAGAAAAAGAAAGGTTCATAGAGAGTGATAGAAAGGTACAAAGAACTATTAAAGAGATAGAAAATGTTAAAGTTTTTGATAAAAATAGGCAGCCGCTTGTTGCAGGGAGTCTTTTAATTTATCAAGATATAAATAAGAACTACAACCTCTTAAAAGAAAAGGCAGAGGAGATATTTTCTATTCCTAACCCTATTGGCAATCCTGAAGCCGCGAGGCTTATGTATGAGATGGACAAGTTAGGGGAAGATATTATTGATTTTTTGACAGATATAGACAGGAGAAAGTTAAATGATGTTATAGGAACTACCAGATATTCTGTAGAGAAGGTAGATATTACTATGATAATTGGGACTGTCTTGGTTTTGACCTTCGCCCTTTTCTACATCTTCTACCTCAACAGGACTATCACAAAGCCAATCATGTCCCTTGCCGAAGGTGTTCATCAGGTGGAAGCAGGGAGATGGACAAGGGTAAATGTGGGTGACGGAGCTGAGATAAGTTTTCTGGCAAATGAGTTCAATAGTATGATAGATAGGCTTGAGGATGCCTATGCTAGGGTGGGGGAGGCAAACCTTGAACTTACCAAGCGGATTAAAGAGATTCAAAGGCTTCAAAATATTGCAGAGGAATACCATAACAAGCAAATGGAGCAGGCAGAAAAACTTGCGGCAGTAGGTGAATTGGCAACCTGTGTGGCACACGAAATCAAAAATCCGCTTGCAGGCATAAGTTTTGCCATTGAGTCATTAAGGGATGATTATAATGGGGAAGATACAGATACCAGAAGAGAGGTCTTTGAAGACATATTAGAGCAGATACATAGACTGGACAAGACGGTTAGGGACCTTTTGGATTTTGCAAAGCCTGACCAGATACCCCATGATTTAAGTGAGTTAGTGGATATTAACATGGTGTTGATAAAGACTGTTGACTTCATAAATCCAAAGGCAATGTCAGGAAATGTGGAAGTTTCAAGGGAATTAGAGGATAATCTGCCAAAGATATTTGTGGATGAGAAAAAGATTCAGGAGGTTTTCATTAATCTGGCTTTAAATGCCATACAGGCTATGAATGAGAATGGAAAACTTCACATCTCTACCCATTTTAATACAGAAACAAATCCACCTTTAGTAGAGATAAGATTTAAAGATACAGGCAATGGTATCCTGCCCGAGAATATGAGTAAGATATTTCTCCCTTTTTTTACTACTCACCATACAGGCACAGGTTTAGGTTTATATATAAGTAAAATGATTGTAGAATCCCATGGCGGGAAGATAGAGGCTGCAAGCGAATATGGTAAAGGCAGTGTCTTTACCATAAGACTGCCGGTAAAGGGCATGGGGGGCAAAGGGGCGCCAATTTGA